A region of Centropristis striata isolate RG_2023a ecotype Rhode Island chromosome 17, C.striata_1.0, whole genome shotgun sequence DNA encodes the following proteins:
- the LOC131989854 gene encoding Fc receptor-like protein 5, which produces MGQTTLQRLVFLSSLLICTTNQASLTVSPSSSQMFGGQSVSLSCEEDDSSAGWTLRRNTTRETRTQCGSAEWGRSAGSSCDISYIAEWDSGVYWCESREGATSNTINITVTDGPVILQSPVLPVMEGHDVTLRCETKTSSNLPAGFYKDGSFIRTEPDGHMTIRHVSRSDEGLYKCNISSVGESEPSWVTVTGEEVRFYFKTEFIQIVT; this is translated from the exons ATGGGGCAAACAACTCTTCAGCGGCTCGTCT TTCTGAGCTCACTGCTGATCTGCACCACAAACCAAG CCTCTCTGACTGTGAGTCCCAGCAGCTCTCAGATGTTTGGAGgacagtctgtctctctgagctgTGAGGAGGACGACAGCTCTGCTGGATGGACTCTGAGGAGGAACACAACCAGAGAAACCAGGACTCAGTGTGGATCAGCTGAGTGGGGACGATCAGCTGGTTCATCCTGTGACATTAGCTACATTGCTGAATGGGACAGTGGAGTTTACTGGTGTGAGTCCAGAGAGGGAGCAACCAGTAACACCATCAACATCACTGTCACTG ATGGTCCAGTGATCCTGCAGAGTCCTGTCCTCCCTGTGATGGAGGGACATGATGTCACTCTGCGCTGTGAAACAAAGACGTCCTCCAACCTCCCAGCTGGTTTCTATAAAGATGGCTCCTTCATCAGGACTGAGCCTGACGGTCACATGACCATCCGCCATGTTTCCAGGTCTGATGAAGGTCTCTACAAGTGTAACATCAGCAGTGTTGGAGAGTCTGAACCCAGCTGGGTCACTGTCACAGGTGAGGAGG tacgCTTTTATTTTAAGACTGAATTCATCCAGATAGTCACCTGA